Proteins from a genomic interval of Rosa chinensis cultivar Old Blush chromosome 2, RchiOBHm-V2, whole genome shotgun sequence:
- the LOC112187567 gene encoding small RNA degrading nuclease 3 isoform X2, with product MDDFIATAEKKVLVEIVKLAQKRGMKGSKGDWKQFLASYDKKFGASLSDPGKRSIDVLTAFVRSFDKQDDLKLFAKVVQCNSNRQGVDQFLKNSPANESKEQLVRVTLEHPQYPIDYSFPSHNQDWVITKLNKKSKQMSNAMLAVDCEMVLCKDGSEALVRVCVVDQNLEVKLDELVNPNKKVADYRTVITGMSAADLAGVTCTLADIQKSFKKLLSDGTILVGHSLNNDLQALKIDHIMVIDTAYVFRYSDGPISRKPSLNNLCKSVLGYEVRKKGSPHNCLDDACAAMKLVLAKVEREVGDTIPSVQEDVPDTNMAKLLLHRIPRTVPSVELQNAIPGNFTLEVKKPSVKAKGGIYSAFAIFKNQQEAHQAYEIVQGSQEEDSSGRPQKLTEFKLSTGVVTNLYVRKMVDNGSSDQTSSKRSLEVEESTGANKKQKIGAKIEDETMADLDHCCDHLKEIERLKQEQEKLLKQCSDQLKDIEGLKQEIKNREYEISMLKKSQVPEGQEKRLYKKKDKKKRK from the exons ATGGATGATTTCATCGCCACTGCAGAGAAAAAG GTGCTTGTGGAGATTGTGAAGTTGGCCCAGAAGCGAGGAATGAAGGGTTCTAAAGGAGACTGGAAGCAGTTTCTAGCTAGTTATGATAAAAAATTTGGGGCCAGTTTGAGTGATCCTGGAAAGAGGTCAATCGATGTGTTGACTGCGTTTGTCAGGAGTTTTGATAAACAGGATGATTTGAAG CTTTTCGCCAAAGTTGTACAATGCAATTCGAATCGCCAAGGAGTAGACCAGTTCTTGAAGAACTCTCCGGCAAATGAATCCAAGGAGCAG CTGGTCCGTGTAACTCTTGAGCACCCACAATACCCAATTGACTATTCGTTCCCGTCACATAACCAG GACTGGGTAATTACAAAGCTCAATAAAAAGTCGAAGCAGATGTCAAATGCAATGCTTGCTGTTGATTGTGAGATGGTTCTATGTAAAGATGGATCTGAAGCTTTAGTAAGGGTGTGCGTTGTGGATCAAAACTTAGAG GTCAAACTGGATGAACTAGTAAACCCCAACAAAAAAGTTGCTGATTACAGAACTGTGATTACAGGAATGTCTGCAGCAGATTTGGCTGGTGTTACATGTACTTTAGCTGATATACAG AAATCCTTCAAGAAGTTGTTGTCAGATGGAACTATTTTAGTTGGACACAGTTTGAATAATGACCTGCAGG CATTGAAGATAGACCATATAATGGTGATTGATACCGCATATGTATTTAGATATTCGGATGGGCCTATTTCTAGAAAACCTTCCTTGAATAATCTGTGCAAG TCTGTGTTAGGCTATGAAGTTAGAAAGAAAGGTTCTCCACACAATTGTCTAGATGATGCCTGTGCTGCAATGAAACTTGTTCTTGCTAAGGTAGAGCGTGAAGTTGGTGATACCATTCCATCAGTTCAGGAGGAT GTACCTGATACTAACATGGCCAAGCTACTCCTTCACAGGATACCAAGAACAGTGCCTAGTGTAGAATTGCAGAATGCCATACCTGGGAACTTCACATTAGAAGTCAAG AAGCCATCGGTTAAAGCCAAAGGAGGTATATATTCTGCCTTTGCTATATTTAAGAATCAACAAGAAGCGCATCAAGCATATGAAATAGTCCAAGGCAGCCAGGAAGAG GACTCATCTGGACGGCCACAAAAACTTACTGAATTTAAGCTCAGCACAGGCGTAGTTACTAATCTATATGTTCGTAAAATGGTAGATAATGGTTCCTCAGACCAAACCTCTTCAAAGAGATCTCTTGAAGTTGAGGAGAGCACAGGTGcaaataagaaacaaaagatTGGTGCGAAAATAGAAGATGAGACGATGGCTGACTTAGATCATTGTTGCGATCATCTCAAAGAGATAGAAAGATTGAAGCAAGAACAAGAAAAGCTATTGAAACAGTGTTCAGATCAGTTAAAAGATATTGAAGGATtgaagcaagaaattaaaaataGGGAATATGAAATCTCTATGCTGAAGAAGAGCCAAGTTCCAGAAGGACAAGAAAAAAGGCTGTATAAAAAAAAGGACAAGAAAAAACGGAAATAG
- the LOC112187567 gene encoding small RNA degrading nuclease 3 isoform X1, whose product MDDFIATAEKKVLVEIVKLAQKRGMKGSKGDWKQFLASYDKKFGASLSDPGKRSIDVLTAFVRSFDKQDDLKLFAKVVQCNSNRQGVDQFLKNSPANESKEQKLVRVTLEHPQYPIDYSFPSHNQDWVITKLNKKSKQMSNAMLAVDCEMVLCKDGSEALVRVCVVDQNLEVKLDELVNPNKKVADYRTVITGMSAADLAGVTCTLADIQKSFKKLLSDGTILVGHSLNNDLQALKIDHIMVIDTAYVFRYSDGPISRKPSLNNLCKSVLGYEVRKKGSPHNCLDDACAAMKLVLAKVEREVGDTIPSVQEDVPDTNMAKLLLHRIPRTVPSVELQNAIPGNFTLEVKKPSVKAKGGIYSAFAIFKNQQEAHQAYEIVQGSQEEDSSGRPQKLTEFKLSTGVVTNLYVRKMVDNGSSDQTSSKRSLEVEESTGANKKQKIGAKIEDETMADLDHCCDHLKEIERLKQEQEKLLKQCSDQLKDIEGLKQEIKNREYEISMLKKSQVPEGQEKRLYKKKDKKKRK is encoded by the exons ATGGATGATTTCATCGCCACTGCAGAGAAAAAG GTGCTTGTGGAGATTGTGAAGTTGGCCCAGAAGCGAGGAATGAAGGGTTCTAAAGGAGACTGGAAGCAGTTTCTAGCTAGTTATGATAAAAAATTTGGGGCCAGTTTGAGTGATCCTGGAAAGAGGTCAATCGATGTGTTGACTGCGTTTGTCAGGAGTTTTGATAAACAGGATGATTTGAAG CTTTTCGCCAAAGTTGTACAATGCAATTCGAATCGCCAAGGAGTAGACCAGTTCTTGAAGAACTCTCCGGCAAATGAATCCAAGGAGCAG AAGCTGGTCCGTGTAACTCTTGAGCACCCACAATACCCAATTGACTATTCGTTCCCGTCACATAACCAG GACTGGGTAATTACAAAGCTCAATAAAAAGTCGAAGCAGATGTCAAATGCAATGCTTGCTGTTGATTGTGAGATGGTTCTATGTAAAGATGGATCTGAAGCTTTAGTAAGGGTGTGCGTTGTGGATCAAAACTTAGAG GTCAAACTGGATGAACTAGTAAACCCCAACAAAAAAGTTGCTGATTACAGAACTGTGATTACAGGAATGTCTGCAGCAGATTTGGCTGGTGTTACATGTACTTTAGCTGATATACAG AAATCCTTCAAGAAGTTGTTGTCAGATGGAACTATTTTAGTTGGACACAGTTTGAATAATGACCTGCAGG CATTGAAGATAGACCATATAATGGTGATTGATACCGCATATGTATTTAGATATTCGGATGGGCCTATTTCTAGAAAACCTTCCTTGAATAATCTGTGCAAG TCTGTGTTAGGCTATGAAGTTAGAAAGAAAGGTTCTCCACACAATTGTCTAGATGATGCCTGTGCTGCAATGAAACTTGTTCTTGCTAAGGTAGAGCGTGAAGTTGGTGATACCATTCCATCAGTTCAGGAGGAT GTACCTGATACTAACATGGCCAAGCTACTCCTTCACAGGATACCAAGAACAGTGCCTAGTGTAGAATTGCAGAATGCCATACCTGGGAACTTCACATTAGAAGTCAAG AAGCCATCGGTTAAAGCCAAAGGAGGTATATATTCTGCCTTTGCTATATTTAAGAATCAACAAGAAGCGCATCAAGCATATGAAATAGTCCAAGGCAGCCAGGAAGAG GACTCATCTGGACGGCCACAAAAACTTACTGAATTTAAGCTCAGCACAGGCGTAGTTACTAATCTATATGTTCGTAAAATGGTAGATAATGGTTCCTCAGACCAAACCTCTTCAAAGAGATCTCTTGAAGTTGAGGAGAGCACAGGTGcaaataagaaacaaaagatTGGTGCGAAAATAGAAGATGAGACGATGGCTGACTTAGATCATTGTTGCGATCATCTCAAAGAGATAGAAAGATTGAAGCAAGAACAAGAAAAGCTATTGAAACAGTGTTCAGATCAGTTAAAAGATATTGAAGGATtgaagcaagaaattaaaaataGGGAATATGAAATCTCTATGCTGAAGAAGAGCCAAGTTCCAGAAGGACAAGAAAAAAGGCTGTATAAAAAAAAGGACAAGAAAAAACGGAAATAG